In the Aliarcobacter cryaerophilus genome, one interval contains:
- a CDS encoding arsenic transporter, protein MLIASLIFIITLTFVIVQPKNIQIGTSAIFGAFIALIFGVVTFSDVLDVTNIVWDATLAFIGIIILSLVLDEIGFFEWAALKMAKFSNGSGLKMFIYSILLGAFVSALFANDGAALILTPILLAKMRILQLNLKTIVAFLLAGGFISDSASLPFVFSNLTNIVTANYFSIGFAQYFFDMIIPFIVSVIASTIFLWLILRKDIPKTVDITLLKEPKSVIKNMKLFYFSWVFLALLLCAYFLGDAYNLPISIFALGGATIFLIIATISKSVEPLKIIKESPWQVVWFSIGLYIVVYGLKNAGLTDYLAIILKDLALRGETIAVLGTGFIAAFLSAIMNNMPTIMIMDIALNDIQNQAMIYANIVGCNLGPKMTPFGSLATLLWLHVLAKKGVKISFAQYSKFGLIITPPVLFIVLLSL, encoded by the coding sequence ATGCTAATTGCTAGTTTAATATTTATTATAACTTTAACTTTCGTGATTGTTCAGCCAAAAAATATTCAAATTGGAACAAGTGCTATTTTTGGAGCTTTTATTGCACTTATATTTGGAGTTGTAACTTTTAGTGATGTTTTGGATGTTACAAATATAGTTTGGGATGCAACTTTAGCATTTATTGGAATTATTATTTTATCTTTAGTTTTAGATGAGATTGGTTTTTTTGAGTGGGCAGCTTTAAAGATGGCAAAGTTTTCAAATGGTAGTGGATTAAAAATGTTTATCTACTCTATTTTGCTTGGAGCGTTCGTTTCAGCTCTTTTTGCAAATGATGGAGCAGCACTTATATTGACTCCAATACTATTAGCAAAAATGAGAATATTGCAACTAAACCTAAAAACAATAGTTGCTTTTTTACTAGCAGGTGGATTTATAAGTGATAGTGCATCACTACCTTTTGTATTTTCAAATCTTACAAATATAGTAACTGCAAACTATTTTAGTATAGGTTTTGCACAATATTTCTTTGATATGATAATTCCATTTATTGTAAGTGTTATAGCTTCTACAATTTTTTTATGGTTAATTTTGAGAAAAGATATTCCAAAAACTGTTGATATAACTTTATTAAAAGAGCCAAAAAGTGTAATAAAAAATATGAAACTCTTCTATTTTTCTTGGGTGTTTTTAGCTTTACTTTTATGTGCCTATTTTTTAGGAGATGCTTATAATTTACCTATTTCAATTTTTGCATTAGGTGGAGCAACTATATTTTTAATTATTGCAACTATTTCAAAATCTGTTGAACCTCTGAAAATTATAAAAGAATCGCCTTGGCAAGTTGTGTGGTTTAGTATTGGACTTTATATTGTTGTTTATGGGCTTAAAAATGCAGGACTTACAGATTATTTAGCAATAATTTTAAAAGATTTGGCTCTTAGAGGTGAGACAATTGCCGTTTTAGGAACAGGTTTTATAGCCGCATTTTTAAGTGCTATTATGAATAATATGCCAACAATTATGATTATGGATATAGCTTTAAATGATATACAAAATCAAGCTATGATTTATGCAAATATTGTTGGATGTAATCTTGGACCAAAAATGACACCATTTGGTAGCCTTGCAACTCTATTATGGCTCCATGTTTTAGCAAAAAAAGGTGTGAAAATTTCATTTGCACAATACAGTAAATTTGGTTTGATCATCACACCACCTGTTTTATTTATTGTGTTGTTGAGTTTGTAG
- a CDS encoding ArsR/SmtB family transcription factor codes for MDNFLQTIGAINDETRVKILNFINIHGEVCVCDIENSFSMIQSRVSRHLKILKDAGFLKVDRKGRWAYYSIRTPLDIFRESILKEISYLQLDIPILKKECDIC; via the coding sequence GTGGATAATTTTTTACAAACAATAGGTGCTATAAATGATGAAACTAGAGTTAAGATATTAAATTTCATAAATATTCATGGTGAAGTTTGTGTTTGTGATATTGAAAACTCTTTTTCAATGATACAATCAAGGGTATCAAGACATCTTAAAATTTTAAAAGATGCAGGATTTTTAAAAGTAGATAGAAAAGGTCGATGGGCTTATTATAGCATTAGAACACCTTTGGATATTTTTAGAGAATCTATTTTAAAAGAGATAAGTTATTTACAACTTGACATTCCAATTTTAAAAAAAGAGTGTGATATATGCTAA
- a CDS encoding thioredoxin family protein produces MKIEILGTGCTKCKALEEAVKKAVAQIGGFHEVKKVEDIVEIMNYGVMSTPALVVDGIVKSSGKLLSIDEIINLLKGK; encoded by the coding sequence ATGAAAATAGAGATTTTAGGAACAGGTTGTACAAAATGTAAGGCTTTAGAAGAAGCTGTAAAAAAAGCAGTTGCTCAAATTGGTGGATTTCACGAAGTTAAAAAAGTAGAAGATATAGTTGAGATTATGAACTATGGTGTTATGAGTACTCCAGCTTTGGTTGTTGATGGTATTGTTAAAAGTAGTGGAAAATTATTAAGTATTGATGAAATTATTAATTTATTAAAAGGAAAATAG
- a CDS encoding YnfA family protein, which translates to MIGNLGIFFIAAFFEILGCFAFWLYFRAEKTPWWIALGVISLILFAYVLTKINVEHAGRVYAIYGGIYIVASLLWLIFIEKESFNRWDIIGAGICILGASVILIGNQK; encoded by the coding sequence ATGATTGGAAATTTAGGAATATTTTTTATTGCAGCTTTTTTTGAAATATTAGGATGTTTTGCATTTTGGTTATATTTTAGAGCTGAAAAAACTCCTTGGTGGATAGCTTTGGGAGTTATTTCTTTAATTCTTTTTGCTTATGTTTTGACAAAAATTAATGTAGAACATGCAGGAAGAGTTTATGCAATTTATGGTGGTATTTATATAGTAGCTTCTTTATTGTGGTTAATTTTTATTGAAAAAGAGAGTTTTAATCGTTGGGATATAATTGGTGCAGGTATTTGTATTTTAGGTGCAAGTGTTATATTAATTGGAAATCAAAAATAG